The DNA region TCCGGCTCCGCCGGTTTCGGGCGCGCGCACGCTCCACTTCGTGCACAAGCCGGGTCTGGTGCAGGCGGTGATGCGCGTCGGCCACCTGATGCCGCCCGCGACCGAGGGTGACTGGGTGGGCATCGACGTGGCCGCGCGGGTGCTGGGCGGCGGCACGACGGGCTGGCTGTTCCGCATCCTGCGCGGAGAGAAGGGCTACACCTATGGCGCCTACGGCGGCGCCACGGAGCGCCTGGAGGCCGGTTACTTCCAGGCCACCGCGGAGGTGCGCAACGAGGTCGCGGACAGCGCCATGGAGGAGCTGCTGATTCTGGTCGAGCGCCTGCGGACCGACATCCCCGCGGAAGATCTGGAGAAGGCGCAGAACTTCATCTCGGGCTCCTTCCCGCTGTCGATAGAAACGCCGAGCCAGGTGGCGGGCCAGCTCGCCACCACTCTGATGCTGGGCCGGGAGGTCGACTACATCGAGAACTACCGCGGCCGCGCCGCGTCCTTCTCGACCGACGACGTGGAGGCCATCGCGCGGCAGTACATTCGCCCGGAAATCGCCACCGTCGTGGTCGTGGGCGACGCCAACGAGATCCTCGACATGGTGACCCCGTTCGCGGACGAGGTGCGCCTGTGGACGCCCGAGGGAGAGCCGCTGGACGTGGCGGACCTCGCGCCGCTGGAGATGAGCCTGGACGTCGACCTGAGCGAGCTGGAGCCGCACAAGCGCGTCTACTCCTTGCTGCTTCAGGGGCAGCCGCTGGGCGAGTCCACGGCCGAGGTGACGCGCGTGGAAGTTGACGGCGCGGAGGCGTTCCTCGTGACCGTGTCGACCGTCTTGCCGCAGGGGACGATCGTGCAGGAGTCCACGTTCGGCGCGGACTTCACGCCGATTTCGTTCAAGAACTCGGGGCCCGGGCCGCAGGTGGAGTTGGCCTATGCCGATGGCCGCGTGACGGGGACCGCGACGGGACCTCTCGGCGGCGAGGCCAGTGAGGTCGACATCGACGCATCCAGCGGGGCCCTGCTGCCCGGCATGGATGGGGTAGCCGTTGCCTTCAGCGATCTGTCGAGCGGCTCGCTGGACGTGCTCGTGGTGGACGCCGCCGAAGGCACGCTCACGCCAGTGACCTTCGCGGTCGAAGGGGAGGAGACGGTGACCGTGCCCGCTGGCGAGTTCGAGACGTACAGGATCGCCATTCGCGGGGCTCAGGGGGGCACGATCTGGGTCCGCAAGGACTTCCCCCACTTCATGGTCCGGCAGGAAATCGCCGGCCAGCCGGTGGCGCTGGAGCTCAAGGAGTTCGTGCTGCCGTAAGCGTCCGCAGGATGGGTGGCAGGTAGCGCCGTTCATTGCGCGGCGCGGGCGGTCCTCTGGAGGGCCGTTCGCGCCGCGTTCGCATGGTCCGAAATCCGTCCCAAATCACGGCTTCCGCGCCTTGCAACAGCCCCCCTGGAGGCCTAGGTTCAAGGCGGCTCGAATCGAGCCATCCCCAGGACCAGGGAGGACTCATGCAACGGGGTGTTCTGCTTGCCCTCGGCATGGCGCTGTTCGCCGGTTGCGCGGGCGCGCCGCCGCTACCGCCCAAGGCGGGCCCCGACCAGGTGGATTTCTATGACCTGAGCGTGGGACTTTCGCCCCCTGAGGGGTATGAAGGGATCGGTCCGGTGCAGGTGCAGGTGGATCCCGGCACGGAGTATCGGGAGATCCACCGGTTGCTGCGGGCCGAAGCCGCCAAGCTGGGAGCCGATGCGATCATCCTCCAGAGCATCCGGAGCAACGCGGAAGGGCAGGTCGGCGTGGATTTCGATCGGCCGGAAAAGTTGATCGGGCGGGCGCTGGCCATCTACTGGCCGGTGAGTTCGACATAGCGGCGTCGCACGGCCCCCGCGAAGGTCGGTTGAGCGCGCGCCGCGGTCGGCGACGCGCTCCCTGCCACCCTGGAGAAACGAACCTACTTCGGCGTCCATCCTGAGGCCGACCACTCTACGACGAATAGATGTCCAATCCTGAGACCCAGGAGCGCGTAGTCCCGCGGCTCCTCGAAGACGAGATGCGGGAGTCGTTCATCGACTATTCGATGAGCGTGATCGTGCAGCGGGCGCTGCCCGACGTGCGGGACGGGTTGAAGCCGGTGCACCGGCGCATCCTGTACGCGATGAGTGAGTTGGGACTG from Gemmatimonadota bacterium includes:
- a CDS encoding pitrilysin family protein, whose translation is MRKINTLIGGAAVALLAVPLAGQQGPPPALPAADVSFPAFEEATLDNGARVIVVRNAEQPIVSVNLRVASGNADDPTGKAGVAGATATLIDNGTANRSSEEIAQAVDFIGATLGAGAGDDWSSVTLTTTTPFLEEGLEVFADVVMNPSFPDDEVEKERRRQLTALEVQLSQPAVLASRRFFSEVYGEHPYGWSPTPESTEAITRDDLVAFHGAHYRPDNALIVVAGDVSADDVVGALNRHLATWTPGASADAERPAPPVSGARTLHFVHKPGLVQAVMRVGHLMPPATEGDWVGIDVAARVLGGGTTGWLFRILRGEKGYTYGAYGGATERLEAGYFQATAEVRNEVADSAMEELLILVERLRTDIPAEDLEKAQNFISGSFPLSIETPSQVAGQLATTLMLGREVDYIENYRGRAASFSTDDVEAIARQYIRPEIATVVVVGDANEILDMVTPFADEVRLWTPEGEPLDVADLAPLEMSLDVDLSELEPHKRVYSLLLQGQPLGESTAEVTRVEVDGAEAFLVTVSTVLPQGTIVQESTFGADFTPISFKNSGPGPQVELAYADGRVTGTATGPLGGEASEVDIDASSGALLPGMDGVAVAFSDLSSGSLDVLVVDAAEGTLTPVTFAVEGEETVTVPAGEFETYRIAIRGAQGGTIWVRKDFPHFMVRQEIAGQPVALELKEFVLP
- a CDS encoding DNA gyrase subunit A; the encoded protein is MSNPETQERVVPRLLEDEMRESFIDYSMSVIVQRALPDVRDGLKPVHRRILYAMSELGL